A portion of the Bacteroidota bacterium genome contains these proteins:
- a CDS encoding DUF4270 family protein encodes MRKLFLFAIVLMSVFFSCTKNDGSTLGSDFVDSHSRLILVDTVTVATSTVKYDSIATSGKNVALVGQYRDGDLGLVSSKSYMEFGMPTFSAISNNATVDSVKLILGYNKYYYGDTTAVQNIYVNRLTSYISGKIYEGSLFNVTHINSADTPLGYLQYTPRPKSRKKIQIPLDKSLGIDFLNKMRGGADEFSSASLFLQYFKGLVVYAGQNDNSAIVGFNASDTSTYIRLFYHINGTLNSDTYYDFQLTNTNEQFNQISSDRSGTALANLGNGLLHKLDAQSTNQITYAQAGVGLATRIEFPYLTEIPKLGNYGTILKATLYIKPLRSSYVHNVSLPSQLNLYSTVSNNQLESAIQNTSGNNATGNLVLDYLHKENTQYTFDITSYLKAKINASYTQNLALILMPANYYSTLDRLIIGGQKNKDVDYQIGVKIYYMVYDE; translated from the coding sequence ATGAGAAAATTATTTTTATTTGCAATAGTTTTAATGTCTGTCTTTTTTTCCTGTACAAAAAATGATGGAAGTACCCTGGGTTCTGATTTCGTTGATTCTCATTCCCGTTTGATTCTGGTCGATACGGTAACGGTAGCTACCTCAACTGTAAAATACGATTCAATTGCTACATCGGGAAAGAATGTCGCTCTGGTTGGCCAATATAGGGACGGTGATTTGGGCCTGGTTTCTTCAAAGTCTTATATGGAATTTGGCATGCCGACTTTTTCAGCTATCAGTAACAATGCAACAGTTGACTCCGTGAAATTAATATTAGGTTACAATAAATATTATTATGGGGATACCACCGCTGTACAAAATATTTACGTGAACCGCCTGACCTCATATATTTCCGGTAAAATTTATGAAGGCTCTTTGTTTAATGTAACTCATATAAATTCTGCAGATACTCCTCTGGGTTATCTGCAATATACCCCAAGGCCTAAATCCAGAAAAAAGATACAGATCCCTCTTGATAAATCTTTGGGTATTGATTTTTTGAATAAGATGAGAGGGGGGGCAGATGAATTTTCAAGTGCAAGTTTATTCCTTCAATATTTTAAGGGCTTAGTCGTTTATGCAGGGCAAAATGATAATTCGGCCATTGTCGGATTTAATGCCTCTGATACCAGTACTTATATCCGTCTTTTTTATCATATCAACGGAACTTTAAATAGTGATACCTATTATGATTTTCAATTGACGAATACCAACGAACAATTCAATCAGATCAGTTCGGACAGGTCTGGTACGGCCCTGGCTAATTTGGGAAATGGTTTGCTTCATAAACTTGATGCCCAATCAACCAATCAAATAACTTATGCCCAAGCCGGTGTTGGCCTGGCAACGAGAATCGAGTTCCCTTATCTTACTGAAATACCCAAACTGGGGAATTATGGGACTATACTCAAGGCAACTTTATACATCAAACCTTTACGGTCGTCTTATGTTCATAATGTTTCCCTGCCTTCTCAACTAAATCTTTATTCAACAGTCAGCAATAACCAGCTGGAAAGTGCAATTCAGAATACTTCTGGGAATAATGCAACGGGAAATCTTGTCCTGGATTATCTGCATAAAGAAAATACCCAATATACGTTCGACATCACTTCATATTTGAAGGCAAAAATTAACGCTTCCTATACTCAGAATCTTGCCTTGATTTTAATGCCTGCCAATTATTATTCCACTTTAGACAGGTTAATTATCGGTGGTCAAAAAAATAAAGATGTGGATTATCAAATTGGCGTGAAAATTTATTACATGGTTTATGATGAATAA